Within Streptomyces roseirectus, the genomic segment AGGTCGTCGACGACCTTGTTCTCGGCGTTGAGCTTGGTCAGACCCGCGAAGAGGGCCGAGATGACCTGGCCGCCCTCGGTCTCGTACGTGTTGCTCGGAATCAGGCCGTTCTGCGGCTCACCGATCTCCATCGAGACGATGCCGTCGTTCTTGCCCGAGCCGCCGGTGTCACCGCCGCCGCCACAGGCCGTCGCGCCGAGTACCACCACCGTGGCTATGGCCACCCACTTGGCGCTCTTGGCACCGCGCATGGGTTCCTCCTCATGAGTCCCTAGGTTCACCGCATAGAAGAGCACACGCCATCGCACCGTCACCGATGTCGGTAAGAGTCGAGTGCCCCCCAGCGCTCGCGAGCCGACGCCACCTGAAGACGTGGGCCCGTGGTTCCGAGCTCTACGCGCCTAACTATCTGCCATCACAGATGGCCGAACCACACCCTCAAGGTCTCGGTTCGATCACACCTGTCGCCTACTTCTTCCAAAATCCGGACAAAGCGTTAGGCGAAAGATCCCTGCGAAACGGACTTGTTACACAACTATCGGCGATAGGTGTCCGGATAGCGGACATCGGAGCAAAGAAATCATTTGCCAACAAGTGCGGAGGTAGTTCTCGACGCACCGGGCGGAACAAAACGTGACGGAAGCCGACAGGTAACCCGTCGTCAGCGCCACGATAGCGCCGCGCCACCCCCGGCGCGATCGCTCCGCGTGACCCCGCCGAGGTCGTAGGGAAAACCCTGCATGCGCGAGGGGCCGGACCCCCCGAAAGGAATCCGGCCCCCGTCACTCCCCTATATGGCGCGTCAGCAGTACCCGTCCTTCGCGGCCCGCTTCGCCGAGCCCGCGGCCGGCCGCTCGCTGCACTTGACGGCGCCCTCGGCCTCGACGCTCCAGCTCTGCCCCTTGCCGTAGCCGGCGTTCACCCAGCCCGTACCCCGGGAGTTGCAGGTCTTGGCCGAGTAGTACCCGGTGACCTTCTTGACCCCGCTGAAGATGGCGTACGTCCCCGGCTGGTTGAAGTTGAACGTGATCGTCTCGCTGGTCTCCTTGGTCTTCTCCCCCGCCCGCGTCAGCGTCCCGGAGACATTGGCGTCCAGGCTGGAGATCACCCAGTTCGCCGAGTAATTGACCCCGGCGGTGACCTCACGCCCGGAGGACACGGTCGTGCGGTACGTCGCGGTCTTGGAGTGCGTACCGGTCGAGCCCGACGCGATGCTGATCTGCTTGGCGTGTGTGATGACCCACTTCTGGCTGACGTTCGTCCACTTCGCGCTCTTGTAACCCGGCTCACACACCAGCGGAGCCGCGTTCGCGGCGGTCACCGGACCGAGCACGGCCGTCGCGGCGAGCAGTCCGGTGACACCGGCGGCGGACAGCAGTTTCCTGGTCATGCGAATTCCCCGTTTCCCCGTTCGTACGGCCCCTGCGAGGGGCCGGGGACGAAAGTAACAGTGTGGTGAGAGAAACCTCCCGTGACTTGAGTGAAATCTGAGAGTCGGGAAGACGGCGGGGAATTCCGAAACCCCGCGAAGGGCCCCCGCACCCGTGCCCCACCCCACCGCGGGCACCCCCGCCCCGAGCCCCGTACCATGGGGTGAGGCCGTGGCATGTTCCGCCCGGCAGGGCCCGCGTCACACAGATGTCGCGCAGCAGGGGCCCTCCCTGACCACTCCAGGAGTACGCCACACATGGCCACGCGCCACGACATCCGCAACGTCGCCATCGTCGCCCACGTCGACCACGGCAAGACGACCATCGTCGACGGAATGCTGAAGCAGGCGGGCGCGTTCGCCGCGCACCAGCTCGACTCGGTCGACGACCGCATGATGGACTCGAACGACCTGGAGCGTGAGAAGGGCATCACGATCCTGGCGAAGAACACGGCGGTGAAGTACCACCCCAAGGATGGCGGCGACGTCATCACCATCAACATCATCGACACCCCCGGCCACGCCGACTTCGGCGGCGAGGTCGAGCGCGGTCTGTCGATGGTGGACGGCGTGGTCCTCCTCGTCGACGCCTCCGAGGGCCCCCTCCCGCAGACCCGCTTCGTGCTGCGCAAGGCGCTCCAGCAGCGGCTGCCCGTCATCCTGTGCATCAACAAGACGGACCGTCCGGACTCCCGGATCGACGAGGTCGTCAACGAGACCTACGACCTCTTCCTCGACCTGGACGCCGACGAGGAGCAGATCGAGTTCCCGATCGTCTACGCCTGTGGCCGTGACGGCATCGCCTCGCTGACCAAGCCGGAGAACGGCACGGTCCCGGCCGACTCGACCAGCCTGGAGCCGTTCTTCTCGACGATCCTCCAGCACATCCCGGCCCCGACGTACGACGAGGAGGCCCCGCTCCAGGCGCACGTCACCAACCTGGACGCCGACAACTTCCTCGGCCGTATCGCGCTGCTCCGCGTCGAGCAGGGCGAGCTGCGCAAGGGCCAGACCGTCACGTGGATCAAGCGCGACGGCTCCATGTCCAACGTGCGCATCACCGAGCTGCTGATGACCGAGGCGCTCACCCGCAAGCCCGCCGAGGTGGCCGGCCCCGGTGACATCTGCGCCGTCGCCGGTATCTCGGACATCATGATCGGTGAGACCCTCGCCGACCCCGAGAACCCGGTCGCGCTGCCGCTGATCACGGTCGACGAGCCCGCGATCTCGATGACCATCGGCACCAACACCTCGCCGCTGGTCGGCCGGGGCGGCACCGGCAAGGGCGCCGACAACAAGGCGGCCGTCAAGGACCGCAAGGTCACCGCCCGCCAGGTCAAGGACCGCCTCGACCGCGAGCTGATCGGTAACGTCTCGCTGCGGGTCATCGACACCGAGCGTCCCGACGCCTGGGAGGTCCAGGGCCGCGGTGAGCTGGCGCTCGCCATCCTGGTCGAGCAGATGCGCCGCGAGGGCTTCGAGCTGACCATCGGCAAGCCGCAGGTCGTCACCAAGGAGGTCGACGGCAAGACGTACGAGCCCGTCGAGCGCATGACGATCGACGTCCCCGAGGAGCACATGGGCGCGGTCACGCAGCTCATGGGCGTCCGCAAGGGCCGGATGGACAACATGTCCAACCACGGCTCCGGCTGGGTGCGCATGGAGTTCGTCGTGCCGTCGCGCGGTCTGATCGGCTTCCGGACCGAGTTCCTGACCCAGACCCGCGGTACGGGCATCGGTCACTCCATCCACGAGGGCTTCGAGCCCTGGTTCGGCACCCTGCAGACCCGTAACAACGGTTCGCTGGTCGCCGACCGCTCCGGTGCCGTCACCGCCTTCGCGATGACGAACCTCCAGGAGCGCGGTGTGCTGTTCACCGAGCCCGGCACCGAGGTGTACGAGGGCATGATCGTCGGCGAGAACTCGCGCTCCGACGACATGGACGTGAACATCACCAAGGAGAAGAAGCTCACCAACATGCGGTCGTCCTCGGCCGACTCGTTCGAGGCGATCGTCCCGCCGCGCAAGCTCTCCCTGGAGCAGTCCCTGGAGTTCTGCCGCGACGACGAGTGCGTCGAGGTGACCCCGGAGGCGATCCGCATCCGCAAGGTCGTGCTGGACGCCCGTGAGCGCGCCCGCACGGCGAGCCGGGCGAAGCACGGCTGAACCTCCTGAGGCGCAGCCTCAGCCTCAGCCGAAAAGGCCGGTGTCCCTGCGGGGGCACCGGCCTTTCGCGTGCGCGGGGTTACTCGGCCGTCGGGGACGGGGAGACGCGCGCGCCCTTCTTCAGGAAGCCCATGTCCTCGAAGACCGGGGTCTGGAAGCCGAAGGCGCCGGCGTTCACCAGGTTCTTGACGGCGGCGGTGAGCTGGGGGCGCTGGTAGAGGGGGATGGAGCCGGCGGCGGCCCAGATGCGGGAGTCGGCCTTGCGCAGGAGGGCGCGGGACTCGTCGGCGTCGAGGGTGGAGAGGGCCTGGTCGAAGAGCTGGTCGACCTGGTCGGTGCCGACGCGGGTGTAGTTCTGCTCGACGCTGAGGGAGCCGTCGGCCGCGGGGACCGGCTTGGAGTAGATGGGGCGGGCGTCGGTCGCGGGGAACGCGGACGCGGGCCAGGAGTAGAGGGCGAGGTCGTACTGGCCCGAGGCGACGTGGTCCTTGAAGTAGCTCTCGTCGGGGACCTTGGTGACGTCGGTGCGGATGCCGACCTTCGCAAGCATGCGGGTGACGCGGTCGGCGACGACGCGCAGCGACTCGGAGCCGGGGCCCGAGGGGACGACGAAGCGCAGGGACAGGGCCTTGCCGTCCTTGGCGAGGGGGCCCGCGGCGCCGCCGGGGGCGGGGGTGCCCTTGGGTGCGTACGCGCCGGGGGCGCCGCCCTGTCTGGCGTACTGCTTGCCGTCCTGGGCGTGGGCGGAGGCGTCGTCCGAGGGGGTTTTACCGGCCGGTGCGGCGCCGGGTGCCTTGTCGTCGTCGCCCACGATGTACGTGCCGTCGTCGCCGCCCTCCGACTCGCTCTCACGCTGCGGGCCCGCGCCCTTCTCGCCGGGTTTCTTCTCGACGACGGGGCCGCCGGCCACCCAGCCCGCGTCGGCGAGGAGGGCCTGGGACTCGGCGGTGTCCTGGCCGCCGAGGGCGCCGCTGCCGTCGGCGTAGGCGTCCTGGCCGGCGAGGGCGAGGTGGGAGCCGACGGGGTCGGCGGGCAGACCGAGGGGGGTGAGGACGGCGCCGGCGAGCGCGGTGCGGTCGAGGGCGCGGGCGACGGCGCGGCGGACGCGTTCGTCGGCGAGGGGGCCGCTCTCGCCGTTCATGGCGAGCTGGGTGTAGGCGGGCTCCAGGGACTTGCGGACCTCGAAGCCCTTGAGGGTCTGCTGCTGTTTCTCCCAGGTGGCGACGGCCTTGCGGAGCTTCTTGGCGGCGCGGGCCCTGCGGTCGGCGCCGTCCTCCTCGTACTCGTCGCTCTCCTCCCGGGCGGCGGTGGACGCCTTGGCCAGCGCGGCCTTCAGGGAGTTCGCCGCCGGTCCCGGGCGGCCGGCGCGGGGTCCCGCGGTGCCCTTGGCGGCCTCGGTGACGCGGGCGGCGTCGGCGGGGTCGATGTCGGCGAGGTCGACGGTGCCGGCGGCGAGGGCGGCGGCGCGCTTCGCGCGGGGCACGGCCGTCAGCACGATCTCGGAGAGTTTCGCGGGGCGGCCCCACCAGCGGGCGTTGCGGGTGAGGCGGATCCGGTCATTCTTGCGGTCGACCTCGGCGAGGGTGAAGACGCCGGCGGTCGTCCTCAGCTTGCGGCGGGCGCCCTCGTTGAAGGCGTCGGGGGTGCCCATGACGTCCTTCGGGTACAGCGGGGAGAACAGGGACTGCCAGTCGGCGTAGGGGCGGCTGAAGGTGACGCGGACCTCCAGGTCGTTCGCGCCGCGCTCGACCTTCTCGATGCGGTCGTAGCCGGCGTTGCGGGCGGTCCAGTAGGCGCTGTCCTTGCCGGACAGGGCGCGCCACTGGGCGGCGAAGTCGGCGGCGCCGATCTCGCGGCCGTCGCTCCACACGGCCTGCTGGTTCAGCCGGTACAGGACGACCTGCTGGGGTTCCGTCTCGACGACCTTCGCGGACTCCAGGTAGTCGGCGTCGCGCTCGGGGCGGCCGTTCGCGTCGAGGCGGTACATCGCCGGGAGGACGGCCTGGGCGACGCGGGTGGTGGCGGCGTCGGCGTCGGCCTGGAAGGTGTTGAACGTGTCGGGCACATCGTCGACGGCCCACCGCAGGCTGCCCCCGTCGGCGACGAGGTCCCTCGCTGCCGGAGAGATCTGCTGCACGGCAAGCGGCTTGCCGGCCTCGTCCTCCCCTCCCCCACAGGCCGCGAGCAACGGGACCGCGAGCGCGCCCGCGGTGAGGAACGCGACCGAGCGCATGACCGCACGTGTGCTGACGCCGTCGTAAGACATCGCTGTTACCTCCGACTCCGCGGGCGGGAATTCGCGGATCGACATAAAGTCCGATCAACCCCTGATCGGATGACACGCGAACGTACGCCGCCACTGAAGAGGAACGACTCCACCGGGAAGCGCCGACACGACGGGGCGACCTGGAAGGCCACTCGCACGGCGCAATGGGGGTGGTTGGGGGTGAGTGAGGCGTTGAGGAGGGGGTGGCGGATGGAGGGGTAAGGAGCGGGTGGACGGGGTGTGGGGCGAGGAGCGGCGGCGCGCGACGGTTGTGGCAGGACGCCGGGGACGCACGGGCACGGCGATCGGCCGGGGCGGGGTTCGTGCCGTCGCGGCGCGGGCTGGGACCCCGTCGCGCGGCGGCACCGGGTCACGTCCCGCTGGGTGGTGTACCGGCATGGGGCCGGCTACTCCGCGGGGCGGGCACGCTGGGCCGGCCCGGTGGCGTCCCGCCAAGTGGTGAAGCCGCTCGGCTGTCGCGGCTTCGCAGGTCGCGGCCGGGTTCCGCCCGTCGATCCAGGGTCGGGCGGCCCCCGCTGCGCCGACCGGCTCACGCAGCGGCGCGGGCTTCGGCCGAGCCGGCGATCGCAGGGCGCTCGGACAAGCGCGGTCCGGAGGGCTCTGCACCACTCGGCGGGACGCCACCGCCGGCCCGGCGCGGCACGTTGGGATGCCTGCGCCGGTGAGCAGCCCACGCCGTGACCGGGCGGGCCGGCAGGCGCCGGTTCGGCTCCGGGTGGAGACCGACGGCCCCGCATCGCCCCCGGCGGGACACCACCGCCGGGGGTCCGCGACGGCGCGGCGGCACCGGGGCGTCGCCCGTGACCGGCGCCTCTCGGCGGCGCGGCGGGCCGTCCCGCGCTGCGGCGGGTGGCGTCCCGCCGAGTGGTGCGGCCATGCCCGCCGTGTGGCTCCGCTCAGGGTCGAGACGGCGCCGGCCGACCGGCTCGTGCGGCCGCAACGCGCGCTGCTCTCGGGCGTAAGCACTCCGATCCGGTGCCGAGGCGAACGCGTCGGCCAATCGACCTGCGGAGTCAAGAGCCCTGCGGCGTGCGGGGCCTCGGCACCCGCCTCAGCCACCCGTGCGCGGTTCACGCCCTCCGGCGTACGCTCCACCCGCCCCATGCACGGCTCACGCCCCCTACGCTCCCGCCCACCCCCGCGCGGCGCTTCACGCCTCCTGAACCGGCGCAAACATGACCCCGTGCGTCTCAGGTGTCTCTCAATCCGTGCAGGGCGCTTCACAGGGGGTGGTGTGACGCGCGACACTCGCAGGCGCATGAAACGTCATGTCCGCTCACGGAAGTGAGGTCGCGTCATGTCCGCGCACGACGAGTTGGCGTCGGTCCAGCGGTGTCTGGACGATCTGCTGCGCGCGTTCGGGCGGCTGGAGAAGCAGGTCGATCCGGGGTCGCTGGAGCTGCGCCGGGCCCGTTCCGACGTGAACCATCTGCGCGAGAGCCTGGCGCTGCTGCGTGAGGCGACGCCCGGCCCGGCCGCCCGCCGCCCCGACCTGGTCCCCATCCCCGACACCCCGTACGACAGCTCCCTGTGGACGGACTCGGACGACGAGGGAGTAGGCAACCGCCACCGACCCTGAACACCGACGGGAGTCATCCTTGGCAACCGACACGGAACCCGGTACGGACCCCCATTCCGGCCGGGGCGGCGTCCGCGCCCCGGCCCGCGCCGCGATCGAGGCGCCCCATCTGCGTACGGACCGCTGGTGGCTGGCCCCCGCCGCCACGGCCGCCGGCCTGCTCGCGTTCATCGTGTACTCGACGTGGCGGGCGTTCGCGAACGCCGACTACTACGCGGCCCCGTACGTCTCCCCGTTCTACTCGCCGTGCCTCGCGGAGAACTGCGCCCCGATGCGCGCGGGCCCCAACGCCGAGCTGTTCGGGGGCTGGTGGGGCCTGTCCCCGGCGATCCTGATCCTGATCTTCCCGCTCGGCTTCCGGCTGACCTGCTACTACTACCGCAAGGCGTACTACCGGGGCTTCTGGGCCTCGCCCCCCGCCTGCGCGGTCGCCGAACCGCACAAGACGTACTCCGGCGAGACCCGCTTCCCGCTCATCCTCCAGAACCTGCACCGCTACTTCTTCTACGCGGCATTGGTGGTCGCGGGCATCCTCACCTACGACACGGTCCTCGCCTTCCGCGACGAGCACTACGACTGGGGCCACATGGGCCTGGGTTCGCTGGTGTTCCTCGTCAACATCGCGCTGATCTGGGCCTACACGCTCTCCTGTCACTCCTGCCGGCACATCGTCGGCGGCAAGCTGAAGCACTTCTCCAAACATCCGGTGCGCTACCGGGCGTGGCAGTTCGTGGGCCGGCTGAACAACCGTCACATGTTGCTGGCCTGGGCCTCGTTGGTGAGTGTGGCCGCCGCCGACTTCTACGTGTACCTGGTCTCGTCCGGCGTCTTCGAGGATCCGAGGTTTTTCTGATGTCCGTGGTCGACCGCCAGGAGTGGGACGTCGTCGTGATCGGAGCCGGCGGCGCCGGCCTGCGCGCCGCGATCGAGGCGCGCGAACGCGGCGCCCGGACGGCCGTGATCTGCAAGTCCCTGTTCGGCAAGGCGCATACGGTGATGGCCGAGGGCGGCATCGCGGCGGCGATGGGCAACGTCAACTCGGGCGACAACTGGCAGGTCCACTTCCGCGACACCATGCGCGGCGGCAAGTTCCTCAACCAGTGGCGCATGGCCGAGCTGCACGCACGTGAATCCCCGGACCGCGTCTGGGAGTTGGAGACCTGGGGCGCCCTCTTCGACCGGACGAGGGACGGCCGGATCTCGCAGCGCAACTTCGGCGGCCACGAGTACCCGCGCCTCGCCCACGTCGGCGACCGCACCGGCCTCGAACTGATCCGCACGCTCCAGCAGAAGGTCGTCGCCCTCCAGCAGGACGACCACAAGGAGACCGGCGACTACGAGTCGGGCCTGAAGGTCTTTCAGGAACACACCGTCACCCGGCTGTTGAAGTCGGCGGACGGCCGGATCTCGGGCGTCTTCGCCTACGACCGCGAGTCGGGCCGCTTCCTCGTCCTGGAGGCCCCGGCCGTGGTGATCGCGACCGGCGGTATCGGCAAGTCGTTCAAGGTGACGTCCAACTCCTGGGAGTACACCGGCGACGGCCACGCGCTGGCCCTGCTCGCCGGGGCGCCGCTGCTCAACATGGAGTTCGTGCAGTTCCACCCGACGGGCATGGTCTGGCCGCCGTCCGTGAAGGGGATCCTCGTCACGGAGTCGGTGCGCGGCGACGGCGGGGTGCTGCGCAACTCCGAGGGCAAGCGGTTCATGTTCGACTACATCCCGGACGTCTTCAAGGAGAAGTACGCCGAGTCCGAGGCCGAGGGCGACCGCTGGTACGACGACCCCGACCACAACCGCCGCCCGCCCGAACTCCTCCCCCGCGACGAGGTGGCCCGCGCCATCAACGCCGAGGTCAAGGCGGGCCGGGGCTCCCCGCACGGCGGGGTCTTCCTGGACGTGTCGACGCGGATGCCGGCCGACGTGATCCGGCGCCGGCTGCCGTCGATGTACCACCAGTTCAAGGAGCTGGCGGACGTCGACATCACCGCCGAGGCGATGGAGGTCGGGCCGACCTGCCACTACGTCATGGGCGGTATCGCCGTCGACTCGGACACGGCCGCCGCGCGCGGGGTGCCGGGCCTGTTCGCGGCGGGCGAGGTCGCCGGCGGCATGCACGGCTCGAACCGGCTCGGCGGCAACTCCCTCTCCGACCTCCTGGTGTTCGGCCGCCGCGCGGGCTGGCACGCGGCGAACTACGTGGACGACCTGGAGACGCGCCCGGTGACCGGCCAGGCGACGGTGGACGCGGCGGCGGCCGAGGCGCTGCGCCCGTTCTCGGCGGAGGAGCACAAGGGCGCCGTCCCCGAGAACCCCTACACCCTCCACCAGGAGCTCCAGCAGGCCATGAACGACCTCGTCGGCATCATCCGCCGCGAGGGCGAGATGGCCCAAGCGCTGGAGAAACTGGCCGAGTTGCGGGTGAGGGCGCGCCGCGCCGGCGTCGAGGGGCACCGGCAGTTCAACCCGGGCTGGCACCTCGCCCTGGACCTGCGGAACATGCTGCTGGTCAGTGAGTGCGTGGCGCGGGCGGCGCTGGAGCGCACGGAGTCGCGGGGCGGCCACACCCGCGAGGACCACCCGACGATGGAACGCTCGTGGCGCAACGTCAACCTGCTCTGCCAACTCAAGGACACCGAGGGCGAGTTGACGGAACGTGACCAGATCGCCCTGACCCGGGAGACCACCACCCCGATCCGCCCGGACCTGCTCGCCCTCTTCGACAAGGAGGAGCTGGTCAAGTACCTCGCCGAGGAGGAGCTGTACGAATGAGCGGCTACGAGGCCCGTTTCCGGGTGTGGCGGGGCGACGTCGGGGGCGGCGGTCTGGAGGACTTCCGCGTCGAGGTCAACGAGGGCGAGGTGGTGCTGGACAT encodes:
- the typA gene encoding translational GTPase TypA, producing the protein MATRHDIRNVAIVAHVDHGKTTIVDGMLKQAGAFAAHQLDSVDDRMMDSNDLEREKGITILAKNTAVKYHPKDGGDVITINIIDTPGHADFGGEVERGLSMVDGVVLLVDASEGPLPQTRFVLRKALQQRLPVILCINKTDRPDSRIDEVVNETYDLFLDLDADEEQIEFPIVYACGRDGIASLTKPENGTVPADSTSLEPFFSTILQHIPAPTYDEEAPLQAHVTNLDADNFLGRIALLRVEQGELRKGQTVTWIKRDGSMSNVRITELLMTEALTRKPAEVAGPGDICAVAGISDIMIGETLADPENPVALPLITVDEPAISMTIGTNTSPLVGRGGTGKGADNKAAVKDRKVTARQVKDRLDRELIGNVSLRVIDTERPDAWEVQGRGELALAILVEQMRREGFELTIGKPQVVTKEVDGKTYEPVERMTIDVPEEHMGAVTQLMGVRKGRMDNMSNHGSGWVRMEFVVPSRGLIGFRTEFLTQTRGTGIGHSIHEGFEPWFGTLQTRNNGSLVADRSGAVTAFAMTNLQERGVLFTEPGTEVYEGMIVGENSRSDDMDVNITKEKKLTNMRSSSADSFEAIVPPRKLSLEQSLEFCRDDECVEVTPEAIRIRKVVLDARERARTASRAKHG
- a CDS encoding ABC transporter family substrate-binding protein — encoded protein: MSYDGVSTRAVMRSVAFLTAGALAVPLLAACGGGEDEAGKPLAVQQISPAARDLVADGGSLRWAVDDVPDTFNTFQADADAATTRVAQAVLPAMYRLDANGRPERDADYLESAKVVETEPQQVVLYRLNQQAVWSDGREIGAADFAAQWRALSGKDSAYWTARNAGYDRIEKVERGANDLEVRVTFSRPYADWQSLFSPLYPKDVMGTPDAFNEGARRKLRTTAGVFTLAEVDRKNDRIRLTRNARWWGRPAKLSEIVLTAVPRAKRAAALAAGTVDLADIDPADAARVTEAAKGTAGPRAGRPGPAANSLKAALAKASTAAREESDEYEEDGADRRARAAKKLRKAVATWEKQQQTLKGFEVRKSLEPAYTQLAMNGESGPLADERVRRAVARALDRTALAGAVLTPLGLPADPVGSHLALAGQDAYADGSGALGGQDTAESQALLADAGWVAGGPVVEKKPGEKGAGPQRESESEGGDDGTYIVGDDDKAPGAAPAGKTPSDDASAHAQDGKQYARQGGAPGAYAPKGTPAPGGAAGPLAKDGKALSLRFVVPSGPGSESLRVVADRVTRMLAKVGIRTDVTKVPDESYFKDHVASGQYDLALYSWPASAFPATDARPIYSKPVPAADGSLSVEQNYTRVGTDQVDQLFDQALSTLDADESRALLRKADSRIWAAAGSIPLYQRPQLTAAVKNLVNAGAFGFQTPVFEDMGFLKKGARVSPSPTAE
- a CDS encoding fumarate reductase/succinate dehydrogenase flavoprotein subunit translates to MSVVDRQEWDVVVIGAGGAGLRAAIEARERGARTAVICKSLFGKAHTVMAEGGIAAAMGNVNSGDNWQVHFRDTMRGGKFLNQWRMAELHARESPDRVWELETWGALFDRTRDGRISQRNFGGHEYPRLAHVGDRTGLELIRTLQQKVVALQQDDHKETGDYESGLKVFQEHTVTRLLKSADGRISGVFAYDRESGRFLVLEAPAVVIATGGIGKSFKVTSNSWEYTGDGHALALLAGAPLLNMEFVQFHPTGMVWPPSVKGILVTESVRGDGGVLRNSEGKRFMFDYIPDVFKEKYAESEAEGDRWYDDPDHNRRPPELLPRDEVARAINAEVKAGRGSPHGGVFLDVSTRMPADVIRRRLPSMYHQFKELADVDITAEAMEVGPTCHYVMGGIAVDSDTAAARGVPGLFAAGEVAGGMHGSNRLGGNSLSDLLVFGRRAGWHAANYVDDLETRPVTGQATVDAAAAEALRPFSAEEHKGAVPENPYTLHQELQQAMNDLVGIIRREGEMAQALEKLAELRVRARRAGVEGHRQFNPGWHLALDLRNMLLVSECVARAALERTESRGGHTREDHPTMERSWRNVNLLCQLKDTEGELTERDQIALTRETTTPIRPDLLALFDKEELVKYLAEEELYE